Part of the Gilliamella sp. wkB7 genome is shown below.
ATTTCGTACTGAACAAACCACGTTATAAAGGCGCAAGTATTTTATTAGCACGCGAAAATTTTGGTTGTGGTTCATCACGTGAACATGCGCCATGGGCACTTGCCGATTATGGTTTTAAAACCATCATTGGTTCAAGTTTTGCTGATATTTTTTACAATAACTCGTTTAATAATCAGTTACTATTAGTTAATTTATCAGAAGAAGATGTTGATGAATTATTTAAAATTGTTGAAGCTAACGAAGGGATAGAATTTACTATCGATCTGGTTAACGAAGTCGTGATTGCTGGCGATAAACAATATTCATTTAAAATTGATGCATTTAAACGTCACTGTTTATTAAATGGTTTGGATAATATTGGATTAACCTTACAGCATGAAGATGCGATTAGCACATTTGAAAACAAAATTCCAACCTTTTTAGCTTAATTATTTAAGGCGCCCTTTTGGCGCCAAATTATGGGAAATCGCTATGGCAACACATCACGATCATGTAAAACAGCAATTTGGTGAACAAGCTAATGCCTATTTGACCAGTAAAGTTCACGCCCAAGGTCCCGATCTACAATATTTATCTAACTTGCTTGCTAACTATCCTGAAGCTCAATTACTTGATATGGGTTGCGGTGCAGGTCATGTTAGTTTTATTGCCGCACAGCATGTAAAACATGTTATCGCTTATGATCTATCCGATGAAATGTTATCTGTCGTTTCTCAAACAGCTAAGGAACGAGGTTTAAATAATCTAACCACAGTACAAGGTTATGCCGAACAGCAACCTTTTGCCGATAGTCAATTTGATATTGTTGCAAGTCGCTATTCCGCACATCATTGGCACGATGTGGGTAAAAGTTTACGTGAATTACATAGGATCACTAAACCAAATGGCAAATTGATAATTATGGATGTGGTATCCCCCGGACATCCAGTATTAGATATCTGGTTACAAACCATTGAAGCGTTGCGTGATACATCACATGTTCGTGACTATACGCCAGGTGAATGGTTAACATTTTTGACCGAAGCTGGTTTTACTATCGATAATATTGCTCGTCATCGTTTAACACTCTCTTTTGATACATGGGTTAAACGCATGCGTACACCAACGCAATTAGTGGAAGCAATTAGAGCTTATCAAGAAACAGCTGCTAGTGATACAAAAAACTATTTTGAACTGCAACCTGATGGCTCATTTACTACAGATATGATGATTATTGAAACCAGCAGAATTGTTTGATTTCTCAATTCAAATGGTTATATAACAGCTTTGTAATTAGTCTGTCGCTCAAAGCTGTTTTCGCTGACTCGATGGTGGAATTGACAAACTTTCGCGATATTTGGCCACTGTCCTTCGAGCAATAATAATCCCTTGTTTTTCTAACATTGATACTAATTTACTGTCGCTCAATGGTTTTTTACTGTCTTCTGTGGATATATATTTTTTAATTAAAGCACGAATAGCAGTAGACGATGCCTCGCCCCCAGACTCAGTATTAACATGGCTTGAAAAAAAGAATTTTAGTTCAAATATTCCTGCTGGACACTGTAAATATTTTTGGGTAGTCACACGAGAAATCGTTGATTCATGCATATCAATCGCTGTAGCAACATCCGACAGAATCATCGGTTTCATATATTCTGCACCATGCTCAAAAAATTCTTGTTGGTGTTCAACTATAAATTGGCTGACTTTCAACAAGGTTTCGTTACGATTTTCAATACTTTTAATAAACCAATTGGCATCTTGCAAATGTGATTTTATATATTGACTATCGCTTTGACTGGCAATTTTTTCCATTGCTGCATATTGCTGATTAATGCGTAAAGTCGGCATGGTGTCATTATTTAAATCAACAATCCATCGCCCATTCATTTTTTTGACTAATACATCTGGAATCACATAATCTGGGGAAGTGGTATTAACCGAATCACCAGGGTAAGGCTGTAAATGCTGAATAAAATCGATAGATTCTTTAAGTTGTTCATCTGTTGCATTCAACATTTTTTTTAATGTTCGATAATCGCGAACCGCTAATAAATCAAGATAATTATCAATGATTTGTTTAACAAAAGTTGGCGGTGTCAAATATTGGATTTGGATAGATAAACACTCTTGCAACGTTCTGGCACCAATACCGATTGGGTCAAAATGCCAAATTCGTTTTAAAACGGTTTCAACTTCTTCAAGTTCAATCTCATCATTACCTTGTTCTTCCAAGATTTCATCTAATGAAACAGTCAAATAACCTCTTTCATCAATAGCATCAATAATTGACACAGCAATGGCACAATCAATTTCGCTAAAAGGGGTTAAATCAAGTTGCCATTTTAAATAGTCATGTAATGTTTCATGGGTTTCCCCTTGGTAAACTGGTAACTCATCATTACAATAATCAGAATGAGTTCCAGAAGGCGTACCTGCCGTATAAATATCATCTAATGATGCATCAAGTGGGATGTCGTCTGGAATTTCTCGGCTATCCAAGGCTTCACGAGTGTCAACATTTTCATTTAAATCAATTTTCTCAATATTTACTTCATCATATTGATCTGCAATCTCAAGTAATGGATTATTTTCAAGTGCTGTTTGAATTTCTTGCTGTAATTCTAACGTTGACAACTGCAACAATCGAATCGCTAGTTGAAGTTGAGGCGTCATTGACAACTGTTGGGAAATTTTCAGTTGTAAACTGGGTTTTATCATAATCTAAATTCATTTCCTAAGTAAACGCGTTTAACATATTCGTTACTTAAGATATCACTTGGTGAACCTTCAGCAATTAAATGTCCTTTATTTACAATATAAGCACGTTCACAAACATCTAACGTTTCGCGCACATTATGATCCGTGATTAATACGCCAAGTCCTCTATCACGTAAATGCTTAATGATATTTTTAATATCAATAACCGATATAGGATCAACCCCAGCGAAAGGTTCGTCAAGTAAAATAAATTTAGGATTAGCCGCTAACGCTCTAGCAATTTCAACTCTACGTCTTTCACCACCCGATAATGATTGTCCGATACTGTCACGTATATGGGTGATATGAAATTCTTCAAGAAGTTCTTCTGCTCGTTCGATTTTTTCACTTTTATCAATATCATTGCGTGTTTCTAAAATGGCCATAATATTGTCAATAACCGAGAGTTTTCTGAAAATTGAAGCTTCTTGCGGTAAATATCCAATTCCCTTTTGGGCTCGTTCATGTAAAGGCAATATACTTATATCATGATCATCAAGAAATATTTTACCCGCATTTAAAGTTACAATACCTACAACCATATAAAAAGTGGTGGTTTTACCCGCACCATTAGGTCCTAATAAACCAACAATTTCACCTGAGTTTACAGTTAAACTGACATCTTCAACCACACGACGTTTCTTGTAAATTTTGGCTAAATTTTCCGCTTTTAAAATTGACATTTTATTTATTTATCTCTTTAACTTGGCTAGGAATAATAGTACTTTTTACTCGACCATTTTTTGGTTGGGCGAGTATCAACTGTTGTTTTACATTATAAGTAATGATTGAACTAACCACGTGATTGTCCTGCTGAAATAATTCTGCATTATTCTGTAAGGTGACCGTATTTTGTTTAACATCATAGATAATTTGCTCTGAATGCCCTGTCACAACTTTATTATTTTGAGGTAATATTTGTTTAAAATTTACTGGATTACCATACGCTGTAATTTTCTGTTTTGTGGAATCCTGCATATCAGTCACTATCACTTTATCAGCTAAAATAGTTAAACCATCTTGAGTTATTTGCACATTACCACTAAATGTTATGATATTTTTATCAATATCAATCTGCTGATTATTAGCATCTATAGTAATAGGTTTATTATTAACTAACATCTTTTTATCATGTTGTTCTTCGGATGCTGATGTATTTGGCTCATCGGCAAAACACCCATATGAAATAAATAACATAAAAAATAATGGATAAATAAACCGTTTTTGCAATCTCATTTTTTTATTTTGCCTCAGTGTTGTAATAAGTTTTTATATTTTCAAGTATATTTGCGGTTTTTGTCCGTAGATTTCCAATTAATCCTTGTCCCGTTGAAAAAAAACCAACCCCTTTAATTGTAACAAGATCTTTAGAGGTGACATTTTGGGTCGTTAAGTCAATAATAGCATTATCTGTTAATACATGCTGTAATTGAGCATCAGTAGTTAAATTGTCTAATTGAACATTTTGATTAAGATAAATCAGTTTATCATTGGTTAACGTTGCTTTTTGGGAGTGAATATTCCATGTAGCGGAATGTTCTCGATCATAAATTGTCAAATTGGGTAAATCAAATTCAGTATTATTTGATTCATCAAAATGTCTAACTTTAACTGATTCAATTTTATAGATGATCTCTCCTGATATGTCATAAATATTTGTTATCATATCATCACTTTGATATATCGGCGTATCAGATAAGCTGATTGTTGACATTGAATCTGAATCATCATCTTTCTGATAATTATAATAAACACCAACCACCACAATGATAAGTAAGATATAGATTAAATTTTTTTTATTCATAGCATATTTTTATCACACGAATAAGTTTAATCAATAACAAGGATAAATCGTTATTTTTAAGTTCTGTAATTTGGTTATTTTACTTTATTTTTTATTAAATTAATATCTGACATTAAAAGAAGTTAAGTAATCTCAAAATAATAATTGAAAATATTGATAATTTACTTATAAATTTTCTTTTTACTATAAAACAGATAACTTTTAATGATAATATATAACACATTCAAGGATTAGAACATTCTTCATTTTTAAGATAAAAAGATATGTAAAAGGGACCCCAGATGTTATTAAGCTTTAAAAAAATTATTTTTTCAATAATTGTTTTATTAATGTTATTGGGTCTTGGTTTTCATCATTTTGTTTATGCTGATTTAAATGTTGATGAAAGTAAAATTGGCATGGTTGTTGATGAACTTAATGGTGTTAAAGTTTATTATAATGGTACAACAAATCATGTAAGTGGTAGAAATGTAGCAAAAGATGGTTATAATTTAGGATTGAAGTATCAGTGTGTTGAATTTATTAAACGTTACTATTACGAACGGTTTAATCATAAAATGCCTGACAGTTATGGTCATGCTAAAGATTTTTTTGATGATTCGATACCAGATGGATCTCTCAATCCTAAACGGAATTTACTTCAGTTCCATAATGGCTCCCCCACTAAACCTCAAGTTGACGATATTATTGTCTTAGATTGGTCTAGATATGGTCACGTAGCCATCATCAGTAAAGTTACTGACACTGATATTGAGATCATTCAGCAAAATCCTGGCCCTACTGCCAGTAGTCGCGCAACTTTTCCACTAATTTATAAAGATGGGTTATGGAAAATAGATGCCTTTCGTGTTTTAGGTTATTTACGTAAGCGTTAAAAGCAAATTTCATAATATTTTATATTAATTAACCATCTAAGTATTATTTAGAAAAACTGGGTGACTACCATTAAAAATCATCTAAGATTAACTTATTTAAATAAATTAATATCGGATATTAAAAGAAGTTAAATCGTTTTTAGGTGCTAATTCACAAATATTAATATTGCTAATGCGGGCAGACGAAGGTCCCCCTTGGTTAAGCCACTCAGTGAATTTAGTTATTTGTAAACTATCTCCTTGAATAAGAATTTCAACATCACCATTATCCAAATTTTTAACGTAGCCAAATAAACCCAGTTTTTTTGCTTGTTGATGAGTAAAAAAACGAAATCCAACCCCTTGTACCCGTCCACTCACTTGAATTTTTACTTGTTTAATCATATTACAACCTTACCTAGGTTTTTCAAATCAAAAAACATTATAGCGTGATAATTATAACCAGTAATTTTATTAATTTTTTTTAACTAAATAAGCTAAAGATATGAATATAAAAATTAATAAATGATCAGGTTTTACAATCAAAAAATACAAGATAATATCAGTATTAATCAACAAACCATTCATTTTTTTGTTGCGATACAATTGTTATAGTTTGTAGAATCGCTGACAAATGCTCATGTAAAGCCAGTACTGCAAGCTCTGGATCATGATTTTCCAGTGCAATTAAAATTTTTTCATGTTGTTTAACTAGATCTTCCGGTGGAGAGACATCTTCTAATGTTAAATATCTTACTCTATCCATCATTGCTTTGATATTTTCAACTGTTTGCCATGCCATCGGGCAATCAATTACATTCATTAATATTTGATGAAACTCGTCATCTTTTTCCAAAAAATAACGTATATCTTTACGTTCATTAGCTTGTTTTTGTTCCGCGAGATTTTTTTGCAATAATGAAATATCTGATTGACTGATCTCTATAGCGGCACGTTTGATGATGGCGCATTCAACTGCTTCACGAATAAATTGCCCATCCATCACTTTCTTGATAGAAATTTTCGTTACAAATGTGCCACGTTGGGGAAGAATTTGTACAAGACCTGCTTCAGCTAGTTTAATAAATGCTTCACGAACAGGTTGGCGAGAAACATTGAATTGACTGGAAATTTCTTTTTCTGAAAGTAAAACACCCGGTAAAACATAACAGGTAATAATAGCTTTTCGTAATGTACGATAAATTTGTTGATTAACTGGTTCAGAAATATTTAAGTCGATAGATTTAAACATATACCATCTTATTTAAAAGAATAAATAATTAAGAATAGTAGGTGATTTTTAAGTATAAGAAAAGTTTTTTTGATAAATACCCATAATAACAAATTAGGCTCTGCTTTATATTTGAACAATTAGAAAAGTGTAATACCATTACTGGTTATTACACTTTGATTTTATTAATTATTGTTAGTTGTGTTAAAAACTCTGTGCTAATTGTTGGACAGTCTGTTTAGCGCCTTTATCCCTTAAAGATAAATAAGCGTTGGTAACTTGAATGATAAAATATTGATTATTAGATAAATCATTTCCAAAAACATGTGTCAATGATAATAATGCTTTGACTCGCTCTTCATTATCTGGACTGTTTGATACCAACTCTTTTAGTTGCTCTGCGGCCGGATCACTAACTTCAATATCTTTACCATTATCGTCGATACCACTAACGTATCGCATCCAAGCGGCAACACCTAAAGCTAAACAATCAAATGGTGTATTATTGACTAAATGATAACGAACAGAATCAAGCATACGTTGTGGTAATTTTAAAGTACCATCCATGGCAATTTGCCAAGTACGATGTTTAAGACCAGTGTTACGATAACGATCAAGTAATGAATCCGCATAAGCTGATAAATCAACCCCTTTTACGCGTAAGGTCGTTGCTTGTTCTTGTAACATAAGGTGACGAGCCGCTTTTACATAATAGGGATCTTGCATACATTCATCTATGTGTAAATATCCTGCCAAATAACCTAGATAGGCAAAAAAGGAGTGACTACCATTTAGCATGCGTAATTTCATTTCTTCATACGGTAGAACATCATTGACTAACTCTGCACCAGATTTTTGCCATTCTGGACGACCTGCGACAAAATTATCTTCAATTACCCATTGCTTGAATGGCTCACCAGCAACACCTGCAGGATCGTCAATTCCCCCCAATTGCTTTTGTATTTTTGCTATTGTATCTGGCGTTACTGCTGGCACAATACGGTCAACCATAGTAGATGGGAAGCTGACATTTTTTTCAATCCATTGGGATAAGTTTGCATCCCTTATTTTTGCTAAAGCTAAAACTACATTACGTGTTACATGTCCATTTTCTGGCATATTGTCACAAGACATGACCGAAAAAGGTTTTAAGCCTTTTTCTTTACGGATACGTAAAGCCTCGACAATGACCCCTGGTACACTTTTAGGATTAGTTGGATTGTCAATATCATGTTGAATAAGTACATTATTGATATCAATTGATGCTGTCGCGGGTAAATAGCAATAACCTTTTTCAGTGACAGTTATTGATATAATTGCGATTTCTTGACGCGTCATAACCTCTAAAATTTTTGCTATACCATCTATATCTGCATGTAATGCTTCTTTGGCGACCCCCACCACTCGGGTAGACCAGTTATCATAGGACATTTCACAAACACTAAATAGATAATTTTGTTCTTTAAGATCAGCGATTTGTTTTTCACCACCAATTAAATTAACTTCACAGTATCCCCAATCACTACCATGTTCGGCAGCTAAAATATCGGCAAATACAGCTTGATGAGCACGATGAAAAGCACCAAAACCAAGATGAACGATTTTAGTTTTAAGCTGATTTCTATCATAATTTGGTACAACTACCGCTTCAGGTAGTTGTGATAAAGTTTGATTTGATAATTTCATTATTTTTCCTATTTTTTATTTATTCAGCTGCATCTTTTAAATCAGCTAAATTACGATCTTTTACCTCAGGCATTAAAATCGCAGAAACTAAACCAATACAAGAATAGATAATAATCATAACAACAATTGGCCACCAATCGTTAACCATATTACAGAAAATTCCCGCTAATATTGGACCAAATCCTACCGCAATAAGTCCACCCGCTTCTTTAGATATCGCCATTTGAGTAAATCGATTACGCGCGCCAAACATTTCTGCCATTGTGATGTTTTCTAAAGCAAACAGTCCCAATACCGCAACGTTATGAATAACAATCAAACATAACATAATGGTACTCACTGAATGATTTTTATCAACAATAAAAGATAACATTGGATAAGCAAGAATAATTGCTGATAAAGTCATAATTATATAAGGTACACGACGCCCAATCTTATCGGATAACCAACCTAAGAAAGGAATTGTGAAAAAACCAATAATTGAACTGATCATTAAAGCATCAGTTGGTACGCTTTTTTCAAATAACAATGCTTGTACTAAGTAACCAGCTAAAAAAGTTTGGATTAAACCAGAATTTCCAGCTTGACCAAAGCGTAACCCCGTTGCTAACCAAAAGGATTTACTTTTACACATCTCTAATAATGAAATATGTTTAATTGATGGTTCTTTATTAATTGTTTTTGCTGTTGCATCATTTACATCATCAAAAACAGGACTCTCTTTTAAATTCATTCTGAGCCAAATGGCAAAGATCATAACAATGACACTAGCAATAAATGGTACTCGCCAACCCCAAGATATGAGTTGATCTTTATCTAGTATAAAAAACATAATTGCCCAAATTGCTGTCGCACTTAAAGTACCACAGTTAGTACCCATTGCGACAAGTGAAGAAACAATTCCTCGTTTACCTTTTGGCGCATACTCTGCGAGCATAGTGCCAGCACCAGAAATTTCTGCACCAGCACCTAATCCTTGAATAATACGCAAAACAACTAACATTAATGGCGCTAAAATACCGACTTGAGCATAGGTGGGTAAAAACCCTATCAATGTGGTACAAATACCCATCATAGTGATAGTGATAAATAATACTTTCTTTCTACCAATTGCATCACCCATGCGGCCAAAAACAAAAGCGCCAACAATACGTGCAACGTATCCAGCGCCGTAAGTTCCCATCGCTAATATCAATGCCATAATCGCTGATTGTTCCGGGAAAAATATTTCATGAAATACAAGTGCAGCACCTAAAGAATATAATTGGAAATCCATAAACTCTAATGCGGTTCCAAGCCAACCAGAAACAGCAGCTTTAACTAAATCTGAAGTATTTCTTTCACTTTTATTATTTCCTATCTTATTCATATCTTACTCGCTCTCACTTATCATTTAGTATATAAAAATTGACCTAACTAAAAGTCAATAAAACCTTACAACACTGTTTCTGATCTTTTTCGAAAGTTTGAATAGCCTGAACCACATCCGTATAATCAAATCGATGAGTAATCAGTTTTTTAGGATCAATTAATTTTTTGTTTAACCAATCAATGACGATTGAGAATTTGTTTGCATTAAGTCGTGAAGAGAAAATAGAAAGCTCTTTACTGGTAATACCTTGTTGTGTTATTTGACATGGATCGCTTGAAAAACCCATAATGAGAATTCTTGCTGCTGGGGATGCAATTGTAATTGCTTCTTGTAAAATTGAAGGATGACAAGCGGCATCAATGATTACCGTTGGTTTGATATTCAATTTATCTAATTCATCTTTTAATGATAATGATGTGTTATTAATAGTCCGATCAGCACCACTACTTTTTGCCATAGCTAAACGTTCATCAATACGATCGACAACAATAACTTCTTTAACGTTATACACACCTTTCAAGGCTTGCACTGAAGTTAATCCCATTGGACCTGCGCCATAAATTAATGCAACATCATTTTGGGTCGGTTTTAGTTGTGCAGTTGCATTAGCAGCTATTGTGAAAGGCTCTATCATTACGGCAAATTCATCATTGATTTCATCTGGTATCACGTAAGCATTTTTACTTGGTACAACAGCATATTGACTGAATCCACCATCACGATGAACACCCAAAACAGTTAAAGAGGAACAAACATTAGGACGACCAACAGAACAAGGGTAACAACATCCACAGCTAATTACAGGATCAACAGAAACACGCTCACCGATTCTAGATTGATCAACACCCTCTCCAACAGCATCAATCACCCCAAAAAATTCATGCCCAATTACTCTTGGATATTTAGCAAAAGGATTATGACCGCGATAAATATGACTATCTGAACCACAAATGCCGGCTAATTTTACTTTTACTCTAACTTCACCTAATTTAGGTTGAGGAACTTCACGTTCCTCGATTACTAGTTCATTAGGTTGTTTTATTACAATACTTTTCATATAAACTCCTTTAACTTACCAATTCCATAAAGTGCCATCTTCTAAACGAGCAATTGGCAAATAAGCGGGATTGTATGGATATTTAGCTGCTAGTTTTTCATCAAAATCGATACCTAAGCCTGGTTTATCGCTTGGATGCATATAACCATCATTGAAAGTCCAATTTGGAGAAAAGACTTCTAACATCTGCTCTGAGTAACCCATAAATTCTTGAACACCAAAGTTAGGCACCCACATATCAAAATGTAGTGCTGCGGCATGACAGATTGGTGATAAATCAGATGGTCCATGAGAGCCAGTTCTAACTTGATAAAGCGCAGCAAAATCAGCTATTCGACGCATATGAGTAATACCACCAGCATGAGTTATTGTGGTTCGAATGTAATCGATGAGTTGTTCTTCAATCAGTTGTTTACAGTCCCAAATACTGTTAAATACTTCACCAACAGCAATTGGTGTTACAGTGTGTTGACGAATTAAACGGAAGCATTCTTGATTTTCAGCCGGTGTAGGATCTTCCATCCAAAATAGACGATAATCTTCAATACTTTTACCAAAACGCGCAGCTTCAATTGGGGTTAAGCGATGGTGCATGTCATGCAATAGATGCTCGTTAAAACCGAATTTGTTTCGCACTGCTTCAAATAATTTTGGCGTAAAGTCTAAATATTTATCCGTTGCCCAAAACTGTTCTTCAGGATAATTGCCACGCGTAGCGGGTTCGTATGCAAGATTTTTCCCTTTACTTTGACCATAAGTCGTTTTCATTCCGGGTATACCGCATTGGACTCGGATTGCTTTGAACCCCATCTCTTTATGTTTAGCATAATCATCTAACGCTTCTTCGATATCTTTACCAGTGGTATGGCAATACACCATTACGCCTGTACGTGAAGCACCGCCCAATAATTGATAAAGTGGCAT
Proteins encoded:
- the leuD gene encoding 3-isopropylmalate dehydratase small subunit, with translation MAKFTKHTGLVVPLDAANVDTDAIIPKQFLQKVTRTGFGKHAFHEWRFLDDAGQQPNPDFVLNKPRYKGASILLARENFGCGSSREHAPWALADYGFKTIIGSSFADIFYNNSFNNQLLLVNLSEEDVDELFKIVEANEGIEFTIDLVNEVVIAGDKQYSFKIDAFKRHCLLNGLDNIGLTLQHEDAISTFENKIPTFLA
- a CDS encoding class I SAM-dependent methyltransferase yields the protein MAMATHHDHVKQQFGEQANAYLTSKVHAQGPDLQYLSNLLANYPEAQLLDMGCGAGHVSFIAAQHVKHVIAYDLSDEMLSVVSQTAKERGLNNLTTVQGYAEQQPFADSQFDIVASRYSAHHWHDVGKSLRELHRITKPNGKLIIMDVVSPGHPVLDIWLQTIEALRDTSHVRDYTPGEWLTFLTEAGFTIDNIARHRLTLSFDTWVKRMRTPTQLVEAIRAYQETAASDTKNYFELQPDGSFTTDMMIIETSRIV
- a CDS encoding RNA polymerase factor sigma-54, whose product is MKPSLQLKISQQLSMTPQLQLAIRLLQLSTLELQQEIQTALENNPLLEIADQYDEVNIEKIDLNENVDTREALDSREIPDDIPLDASLDDIYTAGTPSGTHSDYCNDELPVYQGETHETLHDYLKWQLDLTPFSEIDCAIAVSIIDAIDERGYLTVSLDEILEEQGNDEIELEEVETVLKRIWHFDPIGIGARTLQECLSIQIQYLTPPTFVKQIIDNYLDLLAVRDYRTLKKMLNATDEQLKESIDFIQHLQPYPGDSVNTTSPDYVIPDVLVKKMNGRWIVDLNNDTMPTLRINQQYAAMEKIASQSDSQYIKSHLQDANWFIKSIENRNETLLKVSQFIVEHQQEFFEHGAEYMKPMILSDVATAIDMHESTISRVTTQKYLQCPAGIFELKFFFSSHVNTESGGEASSTAIRALIKKYISTEDSKKPLSDSKLVSMLEKQGIIIARRTVAKYRESLSIPPSSQRKQL
- the lptB gene encoding LPS export ABC transporter ATP-binding protein, with product MSILKAENLAKIYKKRRVVEDVSLTVNSGEIVGLLGPNGAGKTTTFYMVVGIVTLNAGKIFLDDHDISILPLHERAQKGIGYLPQEASIFRKLSVIDNIMAILETRNDIDKSEKIERAEELLEEFHITHIRDSIGQSLSGGERRRVEIARALAANPKFILLDEPFAGVDPISVIDIKNIIKHLRDRGLGVLITDHNVRETLDVCERAYIVNKGHLIAEGSPSDILSNEYVKRVYLGNEFRL
- the lptA gene encoding lipopolysaccharide transport periplasmic protein LptA, yielding MRLQKRFIYPLFFMLFISYGCFADEPNTSASEEQHDKKMLVNNKPITIDANNQQIDIDKNIITFSGNVQITQDGLTILADKVIVTDMQDSTKQKITAYGNPVNFKQILPQNNKVVTGHSEQIIYDVKQNTVTLQNNAELFQQDNHVVSSIITYNVKQQLILAQPKNGRVKSTIIPSQVKEINK
- the lptC gene encoding LPS export ABC transporter periplasmic protein LptC, whose amino-acid sequence is MNKKNLIYILLIIVVVGVYYNYQKDDDSDSMSTISLSDTPIYQSDDMITNIYDISGEIIYKIESVKVRHFDESNNTEFDLPNLTIYDREHSATWNIHSQKATLTNDKLIYLNQNVQLDNLTTDAQLQHVLTDNAIIDLTTQNVTSKDLVTIKGVGFFSTGQGLIGNLRTKTANILENIKTYYNTEAK
- a CDS encoding CHAP domain-containing protein — its product is MLLSFKKIIFSIIVLLMLLGLGFHHFVYADLNVDESKIGMVVDELNGVKVYYNGTTNHVSGRNVAKDGYNLGLKYQCVEFIKRYYYERFNHKMPDSYGHAKDFFDDSIPDGSLNPKRNLLQFHNGSPTKPQVDDIIVLDWSRYGHVAIISKVTDTDIEIIQQNPGPTASSRATFPLIYKDGLWKIDAFRVLGYLRKR
- the yccX gene encoding acylphosphatase; the protein is MIKQVKIQVSGRVQGVGFRFFTHQQAKKLGLFGYVKNLDNGDVEILIQGDSLQITKFTEWLNQGGPSSARISNINICELAPKNDLTSFNIRY
- a CDS encoding GntR family transcriptional regulator, whose product is MFKSIDLNISEPVNQQIYRTLRKAIITCYVLPGVLLSEKEISSQFNVSRQPVREAFIKLAEAGLVQILPQRGTFVTKISIKKVMDGQFIREAVECAIIKRAAIEISQSDISLLQKNLAEQKQANERKDIRYFLEKDDEFHQILMNVIDCPMAWQTVENIKAMMDRVRYLTLEDVSPPEDLVKQHEKILIALENHDPELAVLALHEHLSAILQTITIVSQQKNEWFVD
- a CDS encoding mannitol dehydrogenase family protein produces the protein MKLSNQTLSQLPEAVVVPNYDRNQLKTKIVHLGFGAFHRAHQAVFADILAAEHGSDWGYCEVNLIGGEKQIADLKEQNYLFSVCEMSYDNWSTRVVGVAKEALHADIDGIAKILEVMTRQEIAIISITVTEKGYCYLPATASIDINNVLIQHDIDNPTNPKSVPGVIVEALRIRKEKGLKPFSVMSCDNMPENGHVTRNVVLALAKIRDANLSQWIEKNVSFPSTMVDRIVPAVTPDTIAKIQKQLGGIDDPAGVAGEPFKQWVIEDNFVAGRPEWQKSGAELVNDVLPYEEMKLRMLNGSHSFFAYLGYLAGYLHIDECMQDPYYVKAARHLMLQEQATTLRVKGVDLSAYADSLLDRYRNTGLKHRTWQIAMDGTLKLPQRMLDSVRYHLVNNTPFDCLALGVAAWMRYVSGIDDNGKDIEVSDPAAEQLKELVSNSPDNEERVKALLSLTHVFGNDLSNNQYFIIQVTNAYLSLRDKGAKQTVQQLAQSF
- a CDS encoding MFS transporter, with translation MGNNKSERNTSDLVKAAVSGWLGTALEFMDFQLYSLGAALVFHEIFFPEQSAIMALILAMGTYGAGYVARIVGAFVFGRMGDAIGRKKVLFITITMMGICTTLIGFLPTYAQVGILAPLMLVVLRIIQGLGAGAEISGAGTMLAEYAPKGKRGIVSSLVAMGTNCGTLSATAIWAIMFFILDKDQLISWGWRVPFIASVIVMIFAIWLRMNLKESPVFDDVNDATAKTINKEPSIKHISLLEMCKSKSFWLATGLRFGQAGNSGLIQTFLAGYLVQALLFEKSVPTDALMISSIIGFFTIPFLGWLSDKIGRRVPYIIMTLSAIILAYPMLSFIVDKNHSVSTIMLCLIVIHNVAVLGLFALENITMAEMFGARNRFTQMAISKEAGGLIAVGFGPILAGIFCNMVNDWWPIVVMIIIYSCIGLVSAILMPEVKDRNLADLKDAAE
- a CDS encoding Zn-dependent oxidoreductase translates to MKSIVIKQPNELVIEEREVPQPKLGEVRVKVKLAGICGSDSHIYRGHNPFAKYPRVIGHEFFGVIDAVGEGVDQSRIGERVSVDPVISCGCCYPCSVGRPNVCSSLTVLGVHRDGGFSQYAVVPSKNAYVIPDEINDEFAVMIEPFTIAANATAQLKPTQNDVALIYGAGPMGLTSVQALKGVYNVKEVIVVDRIDERLAMAKSSGADRTINNTSLSLKDELDKLNIKPTVIIDAACHPSILQEAITIASPAARILIMGFSSDPCQITQQGITSKELSIFSSRLNANKFSIVIDWLNKKLIDPKKLITHRFDYTDVVQAIQTFEKDQKQCCKVLLTFS